GAGGCATAGGCGGTAATCATGATCGTCAACATGTCCATCTTTTTCGACGCGATATGTTCGAGCACATCGAGGCCGCTGATGCCGGGAAGTTTGTGATCGAGAAGGAGGATATGCGGCGGCGCGGCGTCAATCTTGGCCACGGCTTCCTCGCCGGTCTCCGCCAAGTCCGTTTCCAGGCGCACCCCGGCGTTGACGTCGGCCACTGTGAACGTGAAATCGCGCAAGGCGCGCGCAATGCTCATGCGCATACCCGGCTCATCGTCGCACACCAGCACTTGCAATGTTTCCATGTCTTGCCTTTCCAATCGCGGATGGCCCTTGCGTGGCGCAAGCACGACGCCCGCGCCCGGCGATGTTTACTTTGCAACGCCGAGCAGGCGCTCGATTTCGCGCCGGAGTTGGTCGAAGCGAATCGGTTTTGCCAGCAGCACATCCGCTTTGATCCACGAGCGCTCCTCGCTCGTGGAGGCGTCGAATTCAAGACCGGTTTCCCGCGTCACCGCCGTGGCCAGGATAATGGGCACGTCGGGGTATTTCTTCTTGATGTGATAGCAAAGCGTGAATCCCGCGTCCATTTCCTCCATCATCAGATCGACGAGGGCCAAATCGGGCCTCGTTTTCTCCAGTTCCTCCATGGCCTGTTCGGCGCTGTCCGCCTCGATCACTGCGTAACCGGACGCTTCCAGTTGGACGCGTTGCTGGAACCGGTAATCGCTGTCATCATCCACCACCATGATTGTCTTCTTCGTGCTCATCGTTTCGCCTTCCATTGGTCTTTCGTTGCGACGCGACAGAATGTTGTTCCTCGGCCCGCCTGGGCAGCGAGACGGTAAATGTGGTCGTGGTCGGCCCGGCAGCGGGATCGGCGTTCGATTTTACCCGAATGTCGCCTTGGTGCATCTTGACAATTCCGTAGGTGACCGCCAAGCCAAGACCCGTCCCTTTGCCCATGCCCTTGGTTGTAAAAAACGGTTCAAATATTTTACCCAGATTCTCTTTGGGAATTC
The window above is part of the Candidatus Hydrogenedentota bacterium genome. Proteins encoded here:
- a CDS encoding response regulator; translation: MSTKKTIMVVDDDSDYRFQQRVQLEASGYAVIEADSAEQAMEELEKTRPDLALVDLMMEEMDAGFTLCYHIKKKYPDVPIILATAVTRETGLEFDASTSEERSWIKADVLLAKPIRFDQLRREIERLLGVAK